From a region of the Hemibagrus wyckioides isolate EC202008001 linkage group LG14, SWU_Hwy_1.0, whole genome shotgun sequence genome:
- the LOC131364778 gene encoding circadian-associated transcriptional repressor, with amino-acid sequence MKRPRMSASDSDYSIDWLASDDDEDSELETECDREEDTLPTTPAAHNSCGPQTCKKSSDSSVKDKEDRSCRSSPPSSPTSSFSTGDREPSPSGQEDVSDHSCTSGSPKGKSRQAQKRSRCLPVPEQNEKQLTASPTEKDKLFACKCMELQCYIHPLSSILNGLRSGRYRERLSTFQESVAMDRIQRIMGVLQNPCMGERYIDIILKMEEMLKTWFPNVKPNHQTTAVELTQETALLKKPKLSSPPAPISAGLFNSGSASVSPVAAKAMRGSDLILPAPYSATNLKWLHTSPICSPTADQGQRTVRNLLTARRDEDATQDNSVSSTIDTPELNMDSVPCHPPPGKISAPCLERLLKSTESIINHKASRGTSNMGSGTLS; translated from the exons ATGAAGCGGCCGAGGATGTCGGCATCAGATTCGGACTATTCTATTGACTGGCTGGCCAGCGATGATGATGAGGACAGCGAGCTGGAGACCGAATGCGATCGAGAAGAGGACACACTGCCCACCACTCCTGCGGCTCACAACAGCTGTGGCCCTCAAACCTGCAAGAAAAGCAGTGACTCCTCAGTGAAGGATAAGGAGGACAGAAGCTGCAGGAGCAGCCCCCCCTCCAGCCCAACCAGCTCTTTCAGCACTGGAGACAGAGAGCCTTCGCCATCGGGACAGGAAGACGTGTCTGACCACAGCTGCACCTCGGGAAGCCCTAAAGGCAAAAGCAGACAGGCGCAGAAAAGATCGCGCTGCCTTCCAGTGCCAGAGCAAAACGAAAAGCAGCTCACAGCTAGCCCTACGGAGAAAGACAAGCTGTTTGCGTGCAAG TGTATGGAGTTGCAGTGCTATATTCACCCACTCTCCTCAATCCTGAATGGCCTCCGTTCTGGCAGATACAGAGAAC GACTCAGCACTTTCCAGGAGAGTGTAGCCATGGACCGGATCCAGAGAATAATGGGGGTTCTTCAGAATCCTTGCATGGG GGAGCGATATATCGATATCATCCTGAAAATGGAGGAAATGTTGAAGACCTGGTTCCCTAACGTAAAACCCAACCACCAAACCACTGCTGTGGAGCTGACCCAAGAGACCGCACTGCTGAAAAAACCCAAG TTGTCCTCACCTCCAGCCCCCATTTCAGCCGGTCTCTTCAATTCCGGCAGCGCTAGCGTTTCTCCTGTGGCCGCTAAGGCCATGCGGGGCAGTGACCTTATCCTTCCAGCACCTTACTCTGCCACCAATCTGAAATGGCTCCACACATCTCCCATCTGCTCCCCCACTGCTGATCAGGGTCAGCGCACAGTCCGGAACCTGCTGACGGCACGCAGGGACGAGGATGCGACGCAGGACAACTCCGTTTCCTCCACCATAGACACGCCTGAACTCAACATGGACTCTGTGCCATGTCACCCGCCTCCAGGAAAGATCAGCGCCCCGTGCCTGGAGAGACTACTGAAATCCACAGAGAGCATCATCAACCACAAAGCCTCCAGGGGGACAAGCAATATGGGCTCTGGCACCTTGTCCTAG